One region of Flavobacterium sp. GSB-24 genomic DNA includes:
- a CDS encoding SusC/RagA family TonB-linked outer membrane protein, translating to MKNFIFSFLALLLLPSYMMIQAQAIKGKVVDSSGMGIPGAIISAPESRTSADADFDGNFTINAKVGETLKISMLGFDSVSVPAAAGVMSITLKEAGDTALKEVVVIGYGTRKKIDNTSAITSLKAEDVTRTKVLNASQAIQGKAAGVQVTSSDAPGSTPSVVIRGLGTALGGRNPLYIVDGMPTENINNINTNDITSYEILKDASSLAIYGTRAANGVIIITTKKGKGDKVSVEVESFGGVRTPLKKVKMADANQYASYSNASLGTNKFSTNQPINTNWFDEITRTGTYTQNNISISGASENIKYFFSAGNYQEKAILNGLDYSRTSFRNNNEFKLSKKITLNQNFSFTSANSTPKPLSAFTNAYKQSSIVPVRFANGQYGAPFVDASGLASPTGSSFNNVGNPVSQLDFYDEEQRSITIQGGLKLDYEILEGLKFTSQFNGEYYTWKNYNFEDTKNIWLAANPTRKDADYTSSDPINLLTRGREQYFNWNLSNYLTYNKVFAKIHDVELTAGIETSVKGPREKLTIIRKNVSPDSNYWSLYNSKDSKGVDYVGTVTSLQDVVFNESKLASYFGRFQYKLMDRYLVTGTIRRDGSSNFAKDYRWGTFPSVGLGWIMTKESFLSDIKGVDLIKLRGSWGKLGNQNVPLNSQSYNSGLNSYLGGSILYEGTSITSQIDPTLTWEITEEASAGVDFEFLNSRLKGSFDVYNKNTDNVILYVKPYPTSGITTASPSHVGEVSNKGYEIALRWDDKITDDLSYWVGGNFSHNKNELTSLKDVSLSQVIGGNLGNGQDTKLLYNNSIGQPLGSFYLYEYAGVDPANGNMLYYNASGAKVTQDALSATADKKYVGSILPTSNYGVSLGLVYKNIDFSVDGYGTGGAKVYNGKKAQRFGGENIEASMTNDYWTPTNTTSPNPKPFNIVPVASTYYMESADFFRINNITVGYKLPLKEDQFISSCRIYLNAINPFITQKYSGFSPELNGDGNPYGTQGVELDAYPTLRSFVIGANLKF from the coding sequence ATGAAAAATTTTATTTTTAGCTTTTTAGCTCTCTTGTTACTGCCATCATATATGATGATACAGGCACAAGCAATTAAAGGAAAAGTAGTAGACAGTAGTGGAATGGGAATTCCTGGTGCAATTATTAGTGCTCCAGAATCTAGAACTTCTGCTGATGCTGACTTTGACGGTAATTTTACCATTAATGCTAAGGTTGGAGAAACTCTAAAGATCTCTATGCTTGGTTTCGACTCAGTTTCTGTACCTGCAGCTGCTGGCGTTATGTCGATTACTTTGAAAGAAGCAGGTGATACTGCATTAAAAGAAGTAGTTGTTATTGGTTACGGTACCAGAAAAAAAATTGATAATACTTCTGCAATCACTTCATTAAAAGCAGAAGATGTTACAAGAACAAAGGTACTAAATGCTTCTCAGGCTATTCAAGGTAAAGCTGCTGGGGTTCAAGTTACTTCTTCTGATGCTCCAGGAAGTACACCTTCTGTTGTTATTAGAGGTTTAGGTACTGCATTAGGAGGAAGAAATCCTTTATATATTGTTGATGGTATGCCAACAGAAAACATCAATAATATCAATACAAATGATATTACTTCTTATGAGATCTTAAAAGATGCATCATCTCTTGCTATTTACGGTACAAGAGCTGCGAATGGAGTTATCATTATTACTACTAAAAAAGGAAAAGGAGATAAAGTTTCTGTAGAAGTTGAAAGTTTTGGAGGTGTTAGAACGCCGCTAAAAAAGGTTAAAATGGCAGATGCAAATCAATATGCAAGCTATTCTAATGCATCTTTAGGAACTAATAAATTTTCTACAAACCAGCCTATTAATACTAATTGGTTTGATGAAATTACAAGAACAGGTACTTACACTCAAAATAATATCTCTATTTCTGGTGCTTCTGAAAATATTAAATACTTTTTTAGTGCAGGTAATTATCAAGAAAAAGCAATTCTTAATGGCTTAGATTATAGCCGTACAAGTTTTAGAAATAATAATGAATTTAAGCTTTCTAAAAAAATCACTTTAAATCAAAACTTTAGTTTTACGTCTGCTAATTCTACACCAAAACCGTTAAGTGCATTTACAAATGCATACAAACAGTCATCAATTGTTCCTGTTCGTTTTGCAAATGGTCAATATGGTGCTCCTTTTGTAGATGCAAGCGGATTGGCAAGTCCAACTGGTTCATCATTTAACAATGTTGGAAATCCAGTTTCACAATTAGATTTTTATGATGAAGAACAAAGAAGTATTACAATTCAAGGTGGTTTGAAATTAGATTATGAAATCTTAGAAGGGTTAAAATTTACTTCGCAATTTAACGGAGAATACTACACTTGGAAAAATTATAATTTCGAGGATACCAAAAATATTTGGTTAGCTGCAAATCCAACTCGTAAAGATGCTGACTATACAAGTTCTGATCCTATCAATTTATTAACTAGAGGTAGAGAACAATATTTTAACTGGAACTTATCTAACTATTTGACTTATAACAAAGTATTTGCTAAAATTCATGATGTTGAATTAACTGCCGGTATCGAAACTTCTGTAAAAGGACCTAGAGAAAAGTTAACTATCATAAGAAAAAATGTAAGTCCTGATTCAAATTACTGGTCTTTATATAATTCAAAAGATTCAAAAGGTGTAGATTATGTTGGTACAGTTACAAGTTTACAAGATGTTGTATTTAACGAAAGCAAATTAGCTTCATATTTTGGTCGTTTCCAATATAAATTAATGGACAGATATTTAGTAACTGGAACTATTAGACGTGACGGATCTTCAAACTTTGCTAAAGATTACCGTTGGGGAACTTTCCCATCTGTAGGTCTTGGATGGATTATGACAAAAGAAAGCTTCTTGTCTGATATTAAAGGAGTTGATTTGATTAAATTAAGAGGAAGCTGGGGTAAATTGGGTAACCAAAATGTACCATTAAACAGTCAAAGTTATAATTCTGGATTAAATAGTTATTTAGGAGGTTCAATTTTATATGAAGGAACAAGTATTACTTCACAAATTGACCCAACTTTAACTTGGGAAATTACTGAAGAGGCATCTGCCGGTGTAGATTTCGAATTTTTGAACAGCAGATTGAAAGGATCATTTGATGTTTATAACAAAAATACAGATAACGTAATTTTATATGTAAAACCTTATCCAACTTCTGGAATTACAACTGCTTCTCCTTCTCATGTTGGTGAAGTTTCAAACAAAGGTTATGAAATTGCTTTACGTTGGGATGATAAAATTACAGACGATTTAAGCTACTGGGTTGGAGGTAACTTCTCTCACAATAAAAATGAACTTACAAGTTTAAAAGATGTTTCATTGTCTCAAGTTATTGGAGGTAATTTAGGAAATGGTCAAGACACTAAATTATTATACAATAACTCAATTGGTCAGCCATTAGGAAGTTTTTATCTTTATGAATATGCAGGTGTAGATCCAGCAAATGGAAATATGCTTTATTATAATGCTTCTGGTGCTAAAGTAACTCAAGATGCTTTATCTGCAACAGCAGATAAAAAATATGTAGGTTCAATTTTACCAACATCTAACTATGGAGTTTCTTTAGGTCTTGTTTACAAAAACATTGATTTCTCAGTTGACGGATATGGAACTGGTGGAGCAAAAGTATACAATGGTAAAAAAGCACAGCGTTTTGGAGGTGAAAATATCGAAGCTTCTATGACAAATGATTATTGGACACCAACAAATACAACATCGCCAAATCCAAAACCATTTAACATTGTTCCTGTTGCTTCAACTTATTATATGGAATCTGCAGATTTCTTTAGAATCAACAACATCACTGTAGGTTATAAACTACCTCTTAAAGAAGATCAATTCATTAGTTCTTGCAGAATCTATCTTAATGCAATCAACCCATTTATTACACAGAAATATTCTGGTTTCTCTCCTGAGTTAAATGGAGATGGTAATCCTTATGGAACACAAGGTGTTGAATTGGATGCTTATCCAACATTAAGATCATTCGTAATTGGTGCTAATTTAAAATTTTAA
- a CDS encoding RagB/SusD family nutrient uptake outer membrane protein yields the protein MKKIYISIFVLSAFTFTGCADDYLDVKQTETISTDDIELFNNDNGAKTFVTSIYSKFLDWDMSSFGWIGLASITSDDADKGSTPSDTGTDKDVLDALTYNASNPSAESTFNANYDGINRCNQALEILPKLDKADPALRERLMAEAKFLRAFMYFTLVKCYGGVPIVDHISKIPLSPEDKAMQLTRKTAAEVYAFIEKDLTEAAAVLPNKSQYGSDDKARASKGAAYALLAKVSLYQKKWQSVVDNCNLVTGYIISPDYAKMFRLEGENDGESIFEINGNGAVPARGIQGYSNTQGVRDAWGWGFNQPSQSLVNAYEPGDVRKDATIIFRGTTLYDGRVIPKLVLPEGEVDPNPRYNFKAYSSAYTSAWETDANIKYLRYAEVLLMKAEALNELGQTSDAIPLLNIIRHRAGLGDTPATSQATVRTAIWKERRVELAFEFDRFFDLVRTGQAKDAFTADGKVFTEGKNELFPIPASFLLITEGMSSQNPGYN from the coding sequence ATGAAAAAGATATATATATCAATCTTTGTATTGTCGGCATTCACTTTTACAGGATGTGCTGATGATTACCTAGATGTTAAACAAACTGAGACTATTTCTACAGATGATATCGAGTTGTTTAACAATGACAACGGAGCAAAAACGTTTGTTACCTCTATCTACAGTAAATTTTTAGACTGGGATATGAGTTCTTTTGGATGGATTGGATTAGCAAGTATTACATCTGATGATGCTGATAAAGGTTCAACACCAAGTGATACAGGTACAGATAAAGATGTTTTGGATGCTTTAACATATAATGCATCGAATCCATCTGCTGAAAGTACTTTTAATGCAAACTATGATGGGATCAATAGATGCAATCAAGCATTGGAGATTCTACCTAAATTAGACAAAGCTGATCCTGCATTAAGAGAAAGATTAATGGCTGAGGCTAAATTTTTAAGAGCTTTTATGTATTTTACTTTGGTAAAATGCTATGGAGGAGTTCCTATTGTAGATCACATATCAAAAATTCCATTATCACCAGAAGATAAAGCAATGCAGTTAACTCGTAAAACAGCTGCTGAAGTTTATGCTTTTATTGAAAAAGATTTAACAGAGGCTGCGGCAGTTTTACCAAATAAATCTCAATATGGTAGTGATGATAAAGCGAGAGCTTCAAAAGGAGCAGCTTATGCTTTATTGGCAAAAGTAAGTTTGTATCAGAAAAAATGGCAGAGTGTTGTCGATAACTGTAATCTTGTTACAGGTTATATTATTTCTCCAGATTATGCTAAAATGTTTAGACTAGAAGGAGAAAATGATGGAGAATCTATTTTTGAAATAAATGGTAATGGCGCAGTACCTGCACGTGGAATTCAAGGATATTCTAATACTCAAGGTGTTCGTGATGCATGGGGATGGGGATTTAATCAGCCTTCTCAAAGTTTAGTAAACGCTTATGAGCCTGGAGACGTTAGAAAAGACGCAACTATAATTTTCAGAGGTACAACTTTATACGACGGAAGAGTAATTCCTAAATTAGTGTTACCAGAAGGAGAAGTAGATCCTAATCCTAGATATAATTTTAAAGCTTATTCTTCTGCATATACAAGCGCATGGGAAACTGATGCTAATATTAAATATTTAAGATACGCTGAAGTATTATTAATGAAGGCAGAAGCTTTAAATGAATTAGGTCAAACTTCAGATGCAATTCCATTGTTAAATATCATCAGACACAGAGCTGGTTTAGGTGATACTCCAGCAACTTCTCAGGCAACAGTAAGAACTGCAATCTGGAAAGAAAGAAGAGTTGAATTAGCTTTTGAATTTGACAGATTCTTTGACCTAGTTAGAACTGGTCAGGCAAAAGATGCTTTTACTGCAGATGGAAAAGTATTCACAGAAGGTAAAAATGAATTGTTTCCAATTCCGGCATCTTTCCTTTTAATAACAGAGGGAATGTCTTCTCAAAATCCTGGTTATAATTAA
- a CDS encoding glucoamylase family protein, translating to MIRISVLFLAFTLFGCGSNADKAKENAAENTSVTTLTDEQLLSAVQKQTFKYFWDYAQPNSGLARERYHPDGNYPENDSNIVTTGGSGFGLMALVSGMSQGYITKEQGVERLNKIADFLGKADRFHGAWSHWIDGNTGKVKPFGTKDNGGDLVETSFLVAGMITVREYLKDGSEKEKAVAQKYDALWKGVDWQWYTNNKNVLYWHWSPTYDWQMNFPLQGYNECLITYLMAASSPTHSIDAKAYHEGWARSGDIVSPKTKYNIPLILKHNGAEEFGGPLFWAHYSYVGLDPNQLSDKYANYWDLNVNQTKINYQYCIENPNKVEGYGADYWGLTASYSRNPDGSIGYNAHMPSNDQGVISPTAAISSIVYTPKESMAFIRNLYENHKEETWGNAGFYDALSLGNKWVAKRYLAIDQGPEVVMIENYRTGLLWKLFMNAPEVKQGLTKLGFKSGKYGI from the coding sequence ATGATTAGAATTTCAGTTTTATTTTTAGCTTTTACTCTTTTTGGTTGTGGATCGAATGCGGATAAGGCAAAAGAAAATGCAGCAGAAAATACTTCTGTTACTACATTAACAGATGAGCAGCTTTTAAGTGCTGTTCAAAAACAAACTTTTAAATACTTCTGGGATTACGCACAACCAAACTCTGGATTAGCCAGAGAACGTTACCATCCAGACGGAAATTATCCTGAAAATGATTCAAATATTGTAACAACAGGTGGTTCTGGTTTTGGTTTAATGGCTCTTGTTTCAGGAATGTCTCAAGGTTATATTACAAAAGAACAAGGGGTAGAAAGACTGAACAAAATTGCAGATTTTTTAGGCAAAGCAGATCGTTTTCACGGAGCATGGTCTCATTGGATCGATGGAAATACGGGAAAAGTAAAGCCTTTTGGAACCAAGGATAATGGCGGCGACTTAGTCGAAACTTCATTTTTGGTTGCAGGAATGATTACTGTTCGTGAATATCTTAAAGATGGTTCTGAAAAAGAAAAAGCAGTTGCTCAAAAATACGATGCACTTTGGAAAGGTGTTGACTGGCAATGGTATACAAACAATAAAAATGTTTTGTACTGGCATTGGTCACCTACTTACGACTGGCAGATGAATTTTCCTTTACAAGGATATAATGAATGTCTAATTACTTATCTAATGGCAGCATCTTCGCCAACACATTCAATTGATGCGAAAGCGTATCATGAAGGATGGGCGAGAAGCGGAGACATCGTTTCTCCTAAAACAAAATATAATATTCCTTTAATTTTAAAACATAATGGTGCAGAAGAATTCGGCGGTCCTTTATTCTGGGCACACTATTCTTATGTAGGTCTAGATCCAAATCAATTGAGCGATAAATATGCAAATTACTGGGATTTAAACGTAAATCAGACTAAAATAAATTATCAATACTGTATTGAAAATCCAAACAAGGTTGAGGGATATGGTGCTGATTATTGGGGACTAACAGCGTCATATTCCAGAAACCCTGATGGTTCTATTGGATACAATGCACATATGCCAAGCAATGATCAAGGTGTGATTTCGCCAACCGCAGCAATCAGTTCAATTGTATATACGCCGAAAGAATCAATGGCTTTCATACGCAATCTATACGAAAATCATAAAGAAGAAACTTGGGGCAATGCCGGGTTTTATGATGCTCTAAGTTTAGGAAATAAATGGGTTGCAAAACGTTATTTAGCAATCGATCAAGGACCAGAAGTAGTTATGATCGAGAACTACAGAACAGGTCTATTATGGAAATTATTTATGAATGCACCTGAAGTAAAACAAGGTTTGACAAAACTTGGATTTAAATCAGGAAAATACGGGATTTAA
- a CDS encoding prolyl oligopeptidase family serine peptidase translates to MKYKLIFLSLLISTFGFSQSETTGKINTVVMAKYELGYVLHKPANTKEKKPLIVFISGDGEKGNDLEKVKINGPLKYLKTHQLDAYVLAPQCKEDENWDIESIYQLILKIQKENKIDSERIYITGLSSGGWASWNLAFAHPDLFAANVPVAGFVDLIQLEHACEIANIPTRIFHGLLDDVVNVNYAITIYKELKKCNAKDLKLTIFDDANHDSWTRVYDNTAIYDWMLQQRKTNTNK, encoded by the coding sequence ATGAAATATAAATTAATTTTTTTATCCCTGTTGATTTCGACATTTGGTTTTAGCCAAAGTGAAACAACTGGAAAAATTAATACAGTAGTAATGGCAAAGTATGAGCTGGGCTATGTATTACATAAACCCGCAAATACAAAAGAAAAAAAGCCTTTAATAGTTTTTATTTCTGGTGATGGAGAAAAAGGAAATGATCTTGAAAAAGTAAAAATTAATGGTCCTTTAAAATATCTAAAAACACATCAATTAGATGCTTACGTTCTGGCTCCTCAATGTAAAGAAGATGAAAATTGGGATATAGAATCGATTTATCAGCTGATTTTAAAAATCCAGAAAGAAAACAAAATTGATTCAGAAAGAATATATATTACTGGTTTGAGCTCAGGAGGCTGGGCTTCATGGAATTTGGCTTTTGCACATCCGGATCTATTTGCAGCAAACGTACCTGTCGCTGGTTTTGTAGATTTAATTCAGTTAGAGCACGCTTGTGAAATAGCCAATATTCCAACCAGAATTTTTCACGGATTACTGGATGATGTTGTAAACGTGAATTATGCGATCACGATATACAAAGAATTGAAAAAATGTAATGCTAAAGATTTGAAGCTGACCATTTTTGATGATGCCAATCACGACAGCTGGACAAGAGTTTATGATAATACAGCTATTTACGACTGGATGTTACAGCAGAGAAAAACGAATACAAACAAATAA
- the bglX gene encoding beta-glucosidase BglX: protein MKNKLVLLFLGCAVLGYAQKKNTKNTVKIKPKSEFVAELMSKMTLDEKLGQLNLPTSGDITTGQANSSNVAKNIAEGKVGGLFNIKSVQKIKEVQKIAVEQSRLKIPLLFGMDVIHGYETTFPIPLGLSCTWDMGLIERSAQIAAKEASADGINWTFSPMVDVSRDPRWGRVSEGSGEDPYLGSQIAKAMVNGYQQHDLSKNNSILACVKHFALYGAPEAGRDYNTVDMSHIRMFNDYFPPYKAAVDAGVGSVMASFNEIDGIPATGNKWLMTDVLRKQWGFKGFVVTDFTGIPEMIEHGMGDLQQVSALALNAGVEMDMVGEGFLGTLKKSLDEGKVKIETIDNAVKLILEAKYDLGLFQDPYKYCDEKRAKTEIFTMDSRKEARQIASQSLVLLKNQNQLLPLKKSGTIALIGPLADAKENMPGTWSVATKMENAVSLLAGIKEVAGAGTKVLYAKGSNLDYDETFETNATMFGKTLHRDARSKEDLLAEALKVAQQSDVIVAALGESAEMSGESSSRTNLEIPQAQKDLLNALLKTGKPVVLVLFDGRPLVITEEEKTVPAILNAWFAGTEAGYAIADVLFGDVNPSGKLTSTFPRSVGQLPIYYAHKNTGRPLSNTEGKFEKFRSNYIDERNEPLFPFGFGLSYTTFDYSNLKISSDKMNFSGKVKVTVDVTNTGNFDGKETVQLYIRDLVGSVTRPVRELKGFQKITLKKGEKQTVSFDITVEDLKFYNSDLQFVAEPGQFDIFVGGNSNADKKVSFELTK, encoded by the coding sequence ATGAAAAACAAATTAGTCTTACTTTTTTTAGGATGTGCTGTTTTGGGTTACGCTCAAAAAAAGAACACTAAAAATACAGTGAAAATTAAACCAAAGTCTGAATTTGTGGCGGAATTAATGTCAAAAATGACTTTAGACGAGAAATTGGGTCAATTAAACTTGCCAACATCTGGTGATATCACTACAGGGCAGGCAAACAGCTCAAATGTGGCAAAAAATATTGCTGAGGGTAAAGTGGGAGGTTTGTTTAACATTAAATCAGTTCAAAAAATTAAAGAAGTACAGAAAATTGCGGTTGAACAAAGCCGTTTGAAAATTCCGTTGCTTTTTGGTATGGATGTTATTCACGGTTACGAAACAACATTCCCAATTCCTTTAGGATTATCTTGTACTTGGGATATGGGATTAATTGAAAGAAGTGCACAGATTGCTGCAAAAGAAGCAAGTGCAGACGGAATTAACTGGACATTCTCTCCAATGGTTGACGTTTCTCGCGATCCTCGTTGGGGAAGAGTTTCTGAAGGTTCAGGAGAAGATCCATATTTAGGAAGCCAGATCGCAAAAGCAATGGTAAACGGTTATCAGCAGCATGATCTTTCAAAAAATAACTCAATTTTAGCTTGTGTGAAACACTTCGCTTTATACGGTGCGCCAGAAGCAGGACGTGATTATAATACTGTAGACATGAGCCATATCAGAATGTTTAATGATTATTTTCCTCCTTACAAAGCGGCAGTTGATGCAGGTGTAGGTTCGGTTATGGCATCTTTCAACGAAATTGATGGAATTCCAGCAACAGGAAATAAATGGTTAATGACAGATGTTCTTAGAAAACAATGGGGTTTCAAAGGTTTTGTGGTAACAGACTTTACAGGAATTCCTGAAATGATCGAACACGGAATGGGAGATTTACAACAAGTTTCTGCTTTAGCTTTAAACGCTGGTGTTGAGATGGATATGGTTGGAGAAGGTTTCTTAGGTACTTTGAAAAAATCTTTAGACGAAGGAAAAGTAAAAATCGAAACAATCGATAATGCTGTAAAACTTATTTTAGAAGCAAAATATGATTTAGGATTGTTCCAAGATCCGTATAAATATTGTGATGAAAAAAGAGCTAAAACTGAAATCTTTACAATGGATAGCAGAAAAGAAGCACGTCAAATTGCCTCTCAATCATTGGTTTTATTGAAAAATCAAAACCAATTATTACCTCTTAAAAAATCAGGAACTATCGCCCTTATCGGACCATTAGCAGATGCTAAAGAAAATATGCCCGGAACTTGGAGTGTAGCTACTAAAATGGAAAATGCTGTCTCATTACTAGCAGGTATTAAAGAAGTTGCAGGAGCAGGAACTAAAGTTTTATATGCTAAAGGAAGTAATTTAGATTATGATGAAACTTTTGAAACAAACGCTACAATGTTTGGAAAAACATTACACCGTGATGCACGTTCAAAAGAAGATTTGTTAGCAGAAGCTTTAAAAGTTGCTCAACAATCAGATGTAATTGTTGCTGCTCTTGGAGAATCTGCAGAAATGAGCGGGGAATCTAGCAGCCGTACAAACTTGGAAATTCCACAAGCACAAAAAGATTTATTAAACGCTTTATTAAAAACAGGAAAACCAGTTGTTTTAGTTTTATTTGACGGACGTCCACTAGTGATTACTGAAGAAGAAAAAACAGTTCCAGCGATTTTAAATGCTTGGTTTGCGGGTACAGAAGCAGGTTACGCTATTGCTGATGTTTTATTTGGAGATGTAAATCCATCAGGAAAATTAACTTCAACTTTTCCAAGAAGTGTTGGACAATTGCCAATTTACTACGCTCATAAAAATACTGGAAGACCGCTTTCTAACACAGAAGGAAAATTCGAGAAATTCAGATCAAACTATATTGACGAAAGAAACGAGCCGTTATTTCCATTCGGATTTGGTTTAAGCTACACTACTTTTGATTATTCAAACCTTAAAATTTCTTCTGATAAAATGAATTTCAGCGGAAAAGTAAAAGTAACAGTTGATGTAACAAACACTGGAAATTTTGACGGAAAAGAAACAGTTCAATTATACATTAGAGATTTAGTTGGTTCAGTAACAAGACCAGTTAGAGAACTAAAAGGTTTCCAAAAAATAACACTTAAAAAAGGTGAAAAACAAACAGTAAGTTTCGACATTACTGTTGAAGATTTAAAATTTTATAATTCTGATTTACAATTCGTAGCAGAACCTGGACAGTTTGATATTTTCGTTGGAGGAAATTCAAATGCCGATAAGAAAGTTAGTTTTGAGTTAACTAAATAG
- a CDS encoding glycerophosphodiester phosphodiesterase family protein: MMNTFKISRSIFLFSMLIAFSSCNSQKNAIVAHRGAWKKNNLPENSIASLRHAIDLKLPGSEFDVWRTADDSLVINHDAHYNKMLIEETNYADLIKFKLSNGEKLPTLHEYISEGKRNNKQTLLVCEIKPSEISKERGKKTALMAVETIKKLKADKNTCYISFDYDILKQIRMVDAKTSLQYLEGNKSPKEVQADKINGVDYHYSVFQKHPEWIQEAKDNKIILNAWTVNEAADMDWIIEHKFNYITTNEPELLKERLNLKK; the protein is encoded by the coding sequence ATGATGAATACGTTTAAAATATCCCGCTCGATTTTTTTATTCTCAATGCTGATTGCTTTTTCTTCTTGCAATTCACAAAAAAATGCAATTGTAGCACATCGCGGTGCATGGAAAAAAAATAACCTGCCAGAAAATTCTATTGCATCATTGAGACATGCAATTGATTTAAAATTACCAGGTTCAGAATTCGATGTTTGGAGAACTGCAGATGATTCTCTTGTTATCAATCATGATGCACATTACAACAAAATGCTGATTGAAGAAACCAATTATGCAGATTTGATCAAATTTAAACTTTCCAATGGAGAGAAACTTCCAACATTGCATGAATATATTTCAGAGGGTAAGAGAAACAACAAACAAACTCTTTTGGTCTGCGAAATAAAACCTTCAGAAATAAGTAAGGAAAGAGGAAAAAAGACCGCATTAATGGCAGTTGAAACTATTAAAAAACTTAAAGCAGATAAAAATACCTGCTATATAAGTTTTGATTATGATATTCTAAAACAAATTAGAATGGTTGATGCCAAAACTTCTTTACAATATTTAGAAGGGAATAAATCGCCAAAAGAAGTACAAGCAGATAAGATAAATGGCGTAGATTATCATTATTCAGTTTTTCAAAAACATCCAGAATGGATACAAGAAGCAAAAGACAACAAAATTATCCTAAATGCTTGGACAGTGAATGAAGCTGCAGATATGGATTGGATTATTGAGCATAAATTCAATTATATAACGACGAATGAACCTGAACTTCTAAAGGAAAGATTAAATCTTAAAAAATAA